From Lolium perenne isolate Kyuss_39 chromosome 5, Kyuss_2.0, whole genome shotgun sequence, a single genomic window includes:
- the LOC127300609 gene encoding uncharacterized protein, whose protein sequence is MSSGTSFGSSQGTRSSRSEEDSPDLRAQMEKRRKRRKESNRESARRSRVRKQQHLDDLSSQVDQLKNQKQQLSMALSMTTQNLVAVKAQNSVMHTQKVELETRLSALGEIIYCMNSITNATNPVYMGTAASSACDIFGTSSTWSQPIDLYQCF, encoded by the exons ATGTCAAGTGGGACCTCGTTTGGGTCGAGCCAGGGGACCCGAAGTTCCAGGTCCGAGGAGGATTCCCCGGACCTCCGAGCTCAGATGGagaagaggagaaagaggaggaaggAGTCGAACCGGGAGTCAGCGCGCCGTTCTAGGGTGCGGAAGCAACAACACCTCGACGACCTCTCTTCACAG GTGGATCAGCTGAAGAACCAGAAGCAACAACTCAGCATGGCACTGAGCATGACCACCCAGAACCTTGTGGCAGTGAAAGCTCAAAATTCAGTGATGCACACACAGAAGGTGGAGCTCGAGACCAGACTGTCTGCCCTAGGAGAGATCATCTACTGCATGAACTCAATCACCAACGCTACAAATCCTGTCTACATGGGTACCGCAGCAAGCAGTGCCTGTGACATTTTTGGCACCAGCAGCACATGGAGCCAGCCCATAGACTTGTACCAGTGCTTCTAA